The genomic window CGCTTTGTTGTCCGGGGAGAGAACAAAATATCAATATCCGCGCCAGAACGCGAACGCACAAACAAGTGTGGCGATCCCATAGACAAGGCCCGCCACGGACACCAGGGTCCAGCGTTTCTGGTCCGCCGTCACCCAGGTCACGGCATCCCGGAAGAGGTAGGGCATTCCCACGAAAAACAGCGAGGCCGTCAGCACGGCGTAGGCATAAATGGGAATCAGAAGACGGGACTGGGGATCCTTCAGGAACGCGGCACCCAGCAAGGGAGCGGCCACCATCAGGCCGAGCAGTCCCAAGGCGCGGACCGCCAGGAAATCCCGCACGCTCATGCTGACAAGGATGAGCGACGCCGGAACGAGTATCCTCAGGAGGCCTTTCACACCGTTGAACTCACCGAGATCCATCGCGAGAGCGCTGAGCTTGCCCATGCCATCCGGCGCGATGAGCAGCCAGAACCACGCCAGGCCGATGCCGAGCAGGATCTGCCCCAACGCCTGGTCCCGTGGGAACTTTTTCAGGAATCCCTGCACGGCGGCCGGCTTCGCAAGCATCAGTGCGTGAACGCCGATGAGCCAGATGGCCAGCACCACACCGGTGGCGAAGAGTGGCAGAAGTTGGTATGGATGCATGCGGCCTCCAACTAGTCCGGTCGGGCGGAACATTCAAGTGCCATCTCCGGTGGTGGAAACCACTTCGATTCTTCCAATTCCCCCACCGCCTTTTCAAAGGTCACCCTTTTTTCACCCGCCGGAAGCGCCGTGATGTAGGCCCCCATCGCGTTTTCATCCTTCCTCTTCCATGATCTGACGATCTCCCCGGAGTAGGCATTCCCGGTGAAAACCATCGCCCCCTGATCCTGCATGTTCCTCAGGTAGATCAGATCGTCGAAGTTTTCCGCGGCGGCGACGGGGTCGATCTTCGTCCAACAGCTGCTGAAACGCAGGGAGAAGTCCTGTTGGGAACCTCCACGTTTCATTTTTTGCAACCGCCGCATGACCGCCGCGCCATCCGCATCTCCCCCATGTCTGGAGCAGCCCGTCGACAAAGATGTAGTGGTTCTCCATCCCATACACCCGGATGTTCCCAGCCTCCAGAGGGTCGAACGTCCCTTCCGGATCTTCCTTGGCGAGCCGGCGGGACGGTGCGGGTTCGCCAAAAAGAGGGTTTCTCTTTCAGATGATCCGGTCGCGTCGAAAGGAACAAGGAGCGGCGATCTCCGAATCGCCATCGTTCATGGATCCGCCGATGAATCGCGCCTTGGCCCTTCTTATCGTCCTCGCATGGGCTGCGGCGGATCCGAGCCCGCCACTCCTTGAAACTTCCCATTCCGGCGATTTCCTTGAACCATCCCCTTACGCGAATATCTCCTTCGCCACCTTGCCTGCCACATCCGTCAGCCGAAAATCCCGACCGGCGTAGCGGTAGGTGAGGTCCTCGTGGTCGAGGCCCATCAGGGCGAGGAGTGTGGCGTGCAGGTCGTTCGTGTGCATGCGGCCATCGACGGCCTGGATGCCGAACTCGTCGGTGCCGCCGTGGGTGTAGCCTTTTTTCACGCCTGCTCCGGCCATGAACATGGAATAACCGGTGATGTTGTGGTCGCGGCCGTCCTTGCCCTGCGAGGTGGGCTGGCGGCCGAACTCGGAGCCGAAGAGCACGAGCGTGTCCTCAAGCAATCCGCGCTGGTCTAGATCCGTGAGCAGCGCGGCGGTGGCCTGGTCCACGTTTCCGGTACGCTCGATGAGCCCCTTGTGGAGGTTGTTGTGGTGGTCCCAGCCGGGTTGGCAGATTTCCACAAACCTCACGCCGGCCTCGCTGAGGCGGCGGGCCATGAGGCACTGGCGGGCGAACGCTCCGCCCGGACCGTCCTTGATGCCGTAGGCGGTCTTCACGTGCTCGGGCTCCTTGGAAATGTCGAGCAGCGCGGGCACCTTGTCCTGCATGCGGAAGCCGAGTTCGTAGGAGGCGATGATGCCGTCCACCGGATCGGGCGCGCCGGATTTCGCGGCGAGGTCGCGGTTCATCGACTGGATGAGATCGAGCTGCCTGCGCTGCGCGTCCGCCGCTGCGGAGGCCTTGAGATTCGAGAGGAAACCCTGGTCGGTGATGCGTGTTCCCTGGAAATGCGCGGGAAGAAACGCGCTGCCGTAGTTCACCGCGCCGCCGAAATTCGGCGAGGGGTTGATCGTGATGTAGCCGGGCAGGTCCTGGTTGTCCGTGCCCAGTCCGTAGAGCAGCCACGATCCCATGCTGGGGCGGGTCAGCGCGGCGTTCGCGCTGCCGGTGTGGAGCTGGACGACCGCCTGCGGGTGGGCCGGAGTGTCGGTGTGGAGACCACGCAACCAACAAAACTTGTCGGCATGCGTGGCGATGTTTGGCAGCAGCTCCGAGAACCATGATCCGGTTTCGCCGTATTGCTTGAAGGCGAATTTGGAGGCAACCAGCGTGCCGCCGCCGGGACCGGTCTTGCCGTCGTTTTTCTGGAGGTCCGGCTTGTAGTCGAAGGTATCCACGCCGGACATCGCGCCCTCCATGAAGATGAAGATTATCTTTTTCGCCTTGGCCGGAAAATGCGGCTTCCGGGGGAGCAGCGGATTGACGGGAGCCTGCGCGGCCAGCAGGGACTGGTTGCCGAGCAAGCCGGTGAGCGCGAGGTGCGCGAAGCCCGCTCCGGCGGAGCGCAGGACCGAGCGGCGTGAAAATTGATTGAGATGCTGAAATGACATGGTTTTTGTGTGAATGAAGGGATCGAAGCGTGTCAGTCCTTGGAGTGGTCCGGAGTTCAAGCTTCAGCTTGTCTTCGCGAAGAGCACGCTAATGCGCGAACTCCGGACGGCCTCTTGGTGGCAAAGGATTTGTGGATAAATAAGGTCGTCTTACCGGATGAACCGGAATTCGGCGGACGCGAAGAGCGACTGGATGAGCGCCATCCATGCGGCGGTCTTGTTGTCTTTCGCCACGATGCTGCGGTTTTCGATGGTCTGGTCGTCACGGGGAATGTCGTCGGGATTCACGGGCGTGTTGTCGCCCGGAGCCTCGTCATTGCCGGTGGTGTTGACCGCGAGGGTTTCGTCCGCTCCGGCAGGCGCGTCGTAGCTTCCGGCGAAATCGCTGAGGAACTGCCGCGCCCGCTCGATTTCCGCAGGGGTGGCCTCACGACCCATCGAGTGGAGGTAAAGCCCCGCGATGTTTTCATCCGTGCTCTTGTTTTTCTCCGCTGCGACATCTTCCGCCAACGCGAGCGACTGTTCGAGGACGAAGGTCGAGTTCAGCATGAAGAGCGCCTGCGTCGGGACGGTCGTCGCGTCGCGTTTGCCGGTGACCAACGACTGGGTGACGGGATCGAAGGCCTCGAGCGACTTCGGAGTGACTCCCCGCAGCAACGGCAGATAGAGACTTCGGTTCGTGCTCTGGTTCGACGCCTTGAGGAGATCCGCCGCTTCCTTGCCGTTGTCACGGATTTCCACCATGCGGAGTTTTTTCACCGCGGCCTCGTCCG from Luteolibacter yonseiensis includes these protein-coding regions:
- a CDS encoding DUF1501 domain-containing protein; this translates as MSFQHLNQFSRRSVLRSAGAGFAHLALTGLLGNQSLLAAQAPVNPLLPRKPHFPAKAKKIIFIFMEGAMSGVDTFDYKPDLQKNDGKTGPGGGTLVASKFAFKQYGETGSWFSELLPNIATHADKFCWLRGLHTDTPAHPQAVVQLHTGSANAALTRPSMGSWLLYGLGTDNQDLPGYITINPSPNFGGAVNYGSAFLPAHFQGTRITDQGFLSNLKASAAADAQRRQLDLIQSMNRDLAAKSGAPDPVDGIIASYELGFRMQDKVPALLDISKEPEHVKTAYGIKDGPGGAFARQCLMARRLSEAGVRFVEICQPGWDHHNNLHKGLIERTGNVDQATAALLTDLDQRGLLEDTLVLFGSEFGRQPTSQGKDGRDHNITGYSMFMAGAGVKKGYTHGGTDEFGIQAVDGRMHTNDLHATLLALMGLDHEDLTYRYAGRDFRLTDVAGKVAKEIFA